The sequence below is a genomic window from Polaribacter vadi.
TGGCTGCTATAATATCGCCCCAAATTTCAAGATTTGCATTTTGATCACCATCTTCTTTTGCATCAGAAAGTTTGAACATAAAATTTGTTGCTACTGAAGCGTATACTCTGAAAGAAAAAATATCATCTCTAGTTGCATCAAAAGGTGCGTTTAATTGAAAATGGATTCTTTCCCATCCTCCCCAAGTATCTCCTTTAGTCCATTTTGTAACCATATTAGTGCCACCTGCAGGATCTGAAACTGTTTCGTAAGCTCCAGGAGTATCTCCCATAGATTCTGAAACTGTTGTTAATGAAGTTCCATCAAAATCGTTATAAGTTGTAAAACTTATTGCTGTTGATTTTGTGGTAAATATTGCTGATGTGCTTGTAACATTTGTGTTATTTTCCTTGTATTTAATCACATCATCTTTTATACCAAACCAATATTGTGTATTTGCCTTTAGTAAGTCAGATGGTGCTATAGAAATAGTGTTCTTTGCATCATTGATAGTAGCTGTAACAGTAACAAGTGAACCTGAAGCGTCATTTTCTCTAAGCTCTACAAAAGGCAAAACATCTGTAATTGTAGATCCATCTAAATTTACAAATTGAAAATTTGATGATATTTTTGGTACTACTGTTTGTGAAACTTCTGTAGCACTATTAGAAGGCGTTAATGCTGTTTCTACTGCTGGTGGTACATTGCTTTTTAAATAATCATCAAAATAATAGACATCTCCAGCTACTGAACCTCCAGAGCTATCTCTATCAAAATAAATTTGAACTCTATCGTAATTACTTGCTGTAACAGCTCCAAAATTGTAAATCAATTCTACCCATTTATCGGTTTCAGTGACATTAATTATTTGTTCAGATCCATTACCATAATCTGGATAGTTTTGAACTCTTACAGTTACCCCTACAGGTTTACTTACCCAAACTTTTACTTTAACAAAAGGAGTTTCAGAGAAATCAAAAGGTGCTAAAGGTGTTGCATTAGCTACTAAACTATTTTCTAAACCAGAATCGTTACCTGCGTGAGTATACTCGCCTACGTTTGCGGAAGTATTTATTCCTGATACATCTGGATTTGCAATTTTTGCAAAACCTGTGCCTGACCAAGATTCAAAACCTACATTTTCATTAGTTGTATCAAAATCGAATAATATTTCATTAACATCACCTGTAATAGCTGCTTTTGTAGTGAAACTTGCAGAAAATCCTGTGACAGTTTCATCTGTTGAAAATTCGATAGCATTATCTATAACACCATACCAATAGGTAGTTGAATTACTTAAATCGTTTATAGGATCAATTGTAATTTTATTTTTATCGCCATTTATACTTACAGAAAAAGGTACATCTGATCCATTTATGTCGCCAATTTTTAAAGCAACTTTTCCTACTAAATCTGTTAATTCAGAATCGTCTAAATTTCTGAAATTACCATTTGTTCCAATTTCTAAGTTGGTATTAATAGCAATCTCTGTAGCACTATTAGCGGGGCTATATGCTGCTACTGGTAAAGCGTACATAGCTGGCCCTTTAATATCATCAAAAAAATAGACATCTCCTTCAGTAGTATTTGCCCCTCTAATTATGATTACAATATTATTCATGTAAATATTATCGTAATTACTAAAATCAAAAGTTAGTTCTACCCATTCA
It includes:
- a CDS encoding Ig-like domain-containing protein, with protein sequence MKLRLLLMLCLTFGIANAQEVTHVDFDTNNPNIVFNSWNTSSTFAKVANPVQDATNTSNFVGQFTAGTDNGIGIGVIDANSIFPMPFNLASNPIFKMKVFATEEIDVTFHLENAPDYGNNIEVTSSVTATNINEWVELTFDFSNYDNIYMNNIVIIIRGANTTEGDVYFFDDIKGPAMYALPVAAYSPANSATEIAINTNLEIGTNGNFRNLDDSELTDLVGKVALKIGDINGSDVPFSVSINGDKNKITIDPINDLSNSTTYWYGVIDNAIEFSTDETVTGFSASFTTKAAITGDVNEILFDFDTTNENVGFESWSGTGFAKIANPDVSGINTSANVGEYTHAGNDSGLENSLVANATPLAPFDFSETPFVKVKVWVSKPVGVTVRVQNYPDYGNGSEQIINVTETDKWVELIYNFGAVTASNYDRVQIYFDRDSSGGSVAGDVYYFDDYLKSNVPPAVETALTPSNSATEVSQTVVPKISSNFQFVNLDGSTITDVLPFVELRENDASGSLVTVTATINDAKNTISIAPSDLLKANTQYWFGIKDDVIKYKENNTNVTSTSAIFTTKSTAISFTTYNDFDGTSLTTVSESMGDTPGAYETVSDPAGGTNMVTKWTKGDTWGGWERIHFQLNAPFDATRDDIFSFRVYASVATNFMFKLSDAKEDGDQNANLEIWGDIIAANQWQTIYIDASELADGISFDHVFILIGPGNGTITGDFYIDDLKGPQLQGAASINDFDKTSFNFFPNPANDMIRFSNLDGKKDIRIFDINSKQVLKKTIETNELSIEILKPGFYFIEINGMFKKLIKE